In one window of Brassica rapa cultivar Chiifu-401-42 chromosome A07, CAAS_Brap_v3.01, whole genome shotgun sequence DNA:
- the LOC103831537 gene encoding glutathione S-transferase U12, producing MAQSGLNSTVKLLGTWGSPFALRAQVALHLKSVEYEYMEEVLNSKSDLLLESNPIYKKVPVLIHGDVSVCESLNIVQYIDESWPSDPSILPSHPSDRAFARFWAHFVDGKCFETINEVAGAKDNDVRMAMAGNLTDCLTSLEEAFQKSSKGGYLFGGENIGFLDIACGAMVGPLSVVEAFSGVKFLNEDTTPGMLQWAEKFRAHEAVEPYLPTVAEFLEFAKKKFNVQ from the exons ATGGCTCAGAGCGGTTTGAACAGTACTGTGAAGTTATTAGGGACATGGGGAAGCCCTTTCGCTTTAAGGGCTCAAGTAGCTCTACATCTCAAGTCTGTAGAGTACGAGTACATGGAAGAAGTTCTGAACTCGAAGAGCGATCTTCTTCTTGAATCCAACCCAATCTACAAGAAAGTCCCTGTCTTAATCCACGGTGATGTCTCCGTCTGCGAGTCTCTCAACATCGTTCAGTACATCGACGAATCTTGGCCGTCAGATCCTTCCATCCTCCCCTCACATCCCAGTGATCGCGCCTTTGCTCGTTTCTGGGCTCACTTCGTCGACGGAAAG TGCTTCGAAACGATCAATGAGGTGGCCGGAGCAAAAGATAACGATGTGAGAATGGCCATGGCGGGGAATTTGACAGATTGTCTAACGTCGCTTGAGGAAGCGTTTCAGAAAAGCAGCAAAGGCGGATACTTATTTGGAGGAGAAAACATTGGATTCCTCGACATCGCTTGTGGGGCTATGGTGGGTCCACTTTCTGTCGTCGAAGCGTTTTCAGGTGTAAAATTTTTGAATGAAGATACAACACCAGGCATGCTCCAGTGGGCTGAGAAGTTCAGGGCCCATGAAGCAGTGGAACCTTACTTGCCTACTGTCGCCGAGTTCCTTGAATTCGCCAAAAAGAAGTTCAATGTTCAGTGA
- the LOC103831536 gene encoding uncharacterized protein LOC103831536, producing the protein MELFTRGSAIRLRSCHENYLFAVDDEKAVRQSSDGTSRQSVWTVEMVPRKPNFIRLKSCYGKYLTASESSFFLGVTGHKVVQTPPFRQAEHESNWEPIRDELPVKLMSWNGTYLRGNGGSPPWKNSVTHDHEPHVHKKWISWTVEVVENPENVSFADGFSSPASSFNSAVNDESSVKESPTFGSSESIGSDPVSVSSSKLMFTPSMSETSTPKPTEKKDSTKFDEYSSAIDIFRIAKSVRLRSNVHEKYLIADDNEESVVMGRNGSSKEARWRVELVPGSGVIRLKSCHGGYLTASNERMMLRATGHKVVQSRRTGDGDPAGEWKPVTDGSKVKLKSRNGGNFLRANGGMPPWRNSVTHDIPNRSATQDCVVWEVDVVEIMERSHETG; encoded by the exons ATGGAGTTATTCACCAGAGGTTCCGCCATTAGATTACGCAGCTGTCACGAAAATTACCTCTTCGCCGTTGACGACGAAAAAGCCGTCCGTCAAAGCTCTGACGGAACGTCACGGCAATCGGTATGGACGGTGGAGATGGTGCCACGCAAGCCCAATTTCATCCGTCTCAAGAGCTGTTACGGCAAATACCTAACGGCGAGCGAGTCGTCGTTTTTTCTCGGTGTCACAGGCCATAAAGTCGTCCAAACGCCGCCGTTTCGTCAGGCGGAGCACGAGAGCAACTGGGAGCCGATCAGAGACGAGTTGCCGGTCAAACTCATGTCGTGGAACGGGACATATTTGCGCGGGAACGGTGGATCGCCGCCGTGGAAAAACTCCGTCACGCACGATCATGAGCCGCACGTGCATAAGAAATGGATCTCGTGGACCGTCGAGGTCGTTGAGAATCCTGAGAATGTTTCGTTCGCTGATGGCTTTTCGTCGCCGGCTTCGAGTTTTAACTCCGCGGTCAACGACGAGTCATCGGTTAAAGAATCACCGACATTTGGATCTTCCGAGTCCATCGGGTCGGATCCTGTCTCAGTTTCTTCTTCGAAGCTTATGTTTACTCCGTCAATGTCGGAGACATCAACCCCCAAACCAACAGAG AAAAAAGATTCGACGAAATTTGATGAATATTCATCAGCGATTGATATCTTTCGGATTGCGAAATCGGTGAGACTGCGAAGCAACGTACACGAGAAGTATTTAATTGCAGATGATAACGAGGAGAGTGTGGTAATGGGCCGGAACGGGTCATCGAAAGAGGCCCGATGGAGAGTTGAATTGGTACCCGGATCAGGTGTGATCCGGTTAAAGAGCTGCCACGGTGGATACTTGACTGCCTCTAACGAGAGGATGATGCTGCGAGCGACGGGGCATAAGGTGGTTCAGTCGAGGAGGACCGGAGATGGTGATCCGGCGGGAGAGTGGAAGCCGGTTACGGATGGGTCAAAGGTGAAGCTGAAGAGTCGAAACGGCGGGAATTTTCTGAGAGCCAATGGGGGAATGCCACCTTGGAGGAATTCGGTTACGCATGATATACCGAACCGGAGTGCTACGCAGGATTGTGTGGTTTGGGAAGTTGACGTGGTCGAGATTATGGAGCGTTCACATGAGACCGGTTAA
- the LOC103831530 gene encoding uncharacterized protein LOC103831530 has translation MEFFHNAKAVRMRNVHEKYLMADEDEETVAQERNGSDKRARWIVEPVRGSFEVIRLRSCYGSYLTASKERFLLGATGRKVVLSKPSGLDSSVEWEPVKEGSKVKLKTRHGRFLRGNGGLPPWRNSVTHGSHHSSDSFLWDVDVVEILVEMTSPAPAPILLLRNI, from the coding sequence ATGGAGTTTTTCCATAACGCTAAAGCCGTTAGGATGCGTAACGTCCACGAGAAGTATCTTATGGCGGACGAGGACGAGGAGACGGTGGCTCAAGAAAGGAATGGTTCCGACAAGAGAGCTCGATGGATCGTCGAACCAGTTCGTGGTTCCTTTGAAGTGATCCGTTTGAGGAGTTGCTACGGTAGCTATCTCACCGCATCGAAAGAGCGGTTCTTGCTCGGTGCCACGGGGCGTAAAGTGGTTTTGTCGAAACCGAGTGGACTTGACTCGTCCGTAGAGTGGGAGCCGGTGAAAGAAGGGTCAAAAGTAAAGCTCAAGACTAGACACGGTCGCTTCCTCCGAGGCAATGGTGGGCTTCCTCCGTGGCGTAACTCAGTCACTCATGGCTCTCATCATAGTTCGGACTCGTTCTTGTGGGATGTTGATGTCGTGGAGATCTTGGTTGAAATGACGTCTCCGGCTCCAGCTCCGATATTACTACTCCGCAACATATGA